The DNA region GACAAGTTCTGCCCGCTTAACGTCTGAGCGTAATAAACATTTCGATCCTCCAAAGCGCCTTGTACCATTTGCAGGTCTTCTAAGGATAACCCCCATCCGTAGTACATGACACTTATATCTTTTGTCCAGTGATCGTATTCTATAATCATCCCGTGTCGGTACGTAAAGGCAGTGTCAAAGCTGTTTCTCAGCCCGGACCAACCTAGAAAGCTTGAATCATGTTGAAAGGCTGTGATCTGCGTGATCGTATAATCCCCTTGATCAGCACCCCGTGCATAGTAATTCCAGCCTGGAGAGGAGCTTATATCAACGTCCCGTTTCCAGCCCGATCCTTTGAATAAGCTTTCGGGTAAGTTATAGTTGGACAGATTCACCTTATCTGTGTACGGGTCCTTTAAGTCTCTGAACATACGATCTAATTCATTAAAGTTGACTCGTATGTCTGTCCAAGACTGTGTTGTGATCGGTGAATCCATTGTATATTCACCTTCCGTATCGGCTGTACCGCTTTGTTCCACCTGTATGCTATGAGGTGTCTGATCCCCATCACTCGCTTTATTGTGCATATTTAGTAATGTGATCACTTTTTCAATTACTTCACTTTCTTCCATTCCTTTATGAGCTAGGCGCACATCCGATCCTTGTTGGTAAGCATCGAAATCTTTTTGATCTACCTTCGTCTGGAATCTCAACCATTCCCCACTTTCCTGATTTTCCAAGACGATCGTGAGTGTTGTCCCATTAGCATCATACTGGTCAGATGTTGCTTGGTCCAACCTGAATTGAAGCACCTTGTAATCTTCCGTTGCTTTTAGATCACCTAATACTAACTTGCCTGCATAGGGACTATCTCCTTTAACCGGATACAAATCACCCTGAAGCTCAAGTGTGTGTTTCGTACCGTTGTGGACGATGGTCCCTAATCCTTTCACAGTCCCATCGGCTTGTTTTAAATCAATGTCTAATTGAACCTTGTCTTTGCTTTGAGATGCTTCCCCTTTCTGGGTCGTTTCTCCTGGTTGTATAAATTCACCCTCAATATTCTGTAATTCAAGCTCATGTGTTGATGGCTCGGCGCCTACCATGTTTAAACTAAAGAGACTCACAACCAGACATCCTACTAACATGATCACAGCTTTCTTCAAAGACAATCTCCTCCTATGAGTTGATTTATGTCTATGCCTAGATGTCAGCAAACTGAAACGAACGGCAACTTTAGACACTGATTTTAAATTGTCATCACTCCATTCTCGTTATATATGAAAAAACTATCATGTTTTTACATTTATAGTAAATAGGATAATAGACTTAACATTCAGACAATAGGTGACACATTGGGGGATTGATAGACATTTTTTGAGTGAATACGGGAAATAGGAGGGGGCGAGAGCTATTTCAGCCTAAAGCTAGCTTGATCGACCATTTCTACACGAGGATCTTTTCGCAACTGCTTGACGAGTTTAAATAAAGCATCATCCTTCTTTTTCGCTTCAATCATGCAGTCAATCTGTTCACAGCTCCCTTTCACCTGTTGCAAGAAATCCATGAACATGTCCAGGTCGACATACTCGGCGTGTGCTCTGAACTGCGTTTCACTTTTGGGGCTAGACATATGCATCTTAACAGGCAATGGGGAGTGTGCCCAGGTCTGTAAGACGCGGTCCCATTGTTTTTCCCAATGTATGTCATGATGATGGGCTAGGTGATGATGGTAATCAAACACGAGCGGTATTTGGAGCTTCTCACATAAATACAGCGTATCCTCAAGATGAAAAGATTTATCATCGTTTTCTAACATCATCATCCGTTGAATGGCATGCGGGACACGTCCCCAGTTGGTGACAAAACGTTCTAGAGCATCGTCCCGCTTTTTATAGTCACCACCTACATGCATCACACAACGATGCTCCGTGTCCACATTCATGCCTTTTAACAATAAATAATGCATTTTTAGATTCTCTAAGGAAGGTTTAAAAACCTCATCCCGAGGTGAGTTTATTAAAACAAAATGGTCCGGGTGGAAGCCCACACGCATGCCATGCTTATCTATGAACTCACCTAACTGAGCCAAAGGTTCCTTAAGAGCTTGCATATAGTGCCACCCTTTTAATTCTTCGTGAGTAGCGAGGGGAACGATCCTAGAGCTAAAGCGAAAAAAATGAATGTCATGGGCTGCGTTATGTTTTAACAGGCGTAGACAGTTTTCTAAGTTAGACACGGCAATTCTTTCAAGCTTGCCAATAGCCGCTTCACGATCTCCCAACTTCTGAAATTGCGTAAACGTCATCGTTTGAGATGGAGAGGCGTTTTGCAAATGGACACTCATCCCCACATAGCCCAACCGTACAAGGGTCATATTAACACACTCCAAATTCATTTTGGTATTAGTATACCCCTCTTTTTCGTATGTATTTTTGTTTCGCAATATTTCCTAGGAAATGACAAAATATGTCCCAAGCAGGTATAAGCTCTCA from Caldalkalibacillus salinus includes:
- the uvsE gene encoding UV DNA damage repair endonuclease UvsE — protein: MTLVRLGYVGMSVHLQNASPSQTMTFTQFQKLGDREAAIGKLERIAVSNLENCLRLLKHNAAHDIHFFRFSSRIVPLATHEELKGWHYMQALKEPLAQLGEFIDKHGMRVGFHPDHFVLINSPRDEVFKPSLENLKMHYLLLKGMNVDTEHRCVMHVGGDYKKRDDALERFVTNWGRVPHAIQRMMMLENDDKSFHLEDTLYLCEKLQIPLVFDYHHHLAHHHDIHWEKQWDRVLQTWAHSPLPVKMHMSSPKSETQFRAHAEYVDLDMFMDFLQQVKGSCEQIDCMIEAKKKDDALFKLVKQLRKDPRVEMVDQASFRLK